Proteins from a genomic interval of Fusarium oxysporum Fo47 chromosome I, complete sequence:
- a CDS encoding ribosomal protein S5, N-terminal domain-containing protein: protein MADRGASRGGGFGSRGGDRGRGRGRGRGRGRGKNEEKEWQPVTKLGRLVKAGKINSMEEIYLHSLPIKEYQIVDNFLPKLKDEVMKIKPVQKQTRAGQRTRFKAIVIIGDSEGHVGLGIKTSKEVATAIRAAIIIAKLSVIPVRRGYWGTNLGQPHSLPCKESGKCGSVTVRLIPAPRGTGLVASPAVKRFLQLAGVEDAYTSSAGSTKTLENTLKATFVAVSNTYGFLTPNLWKETKLIKSPLDEYADTLREGKRY from the exons ATGGCTGATCGTGGAGCTTCTCGCGGCGGTGGTTTCGGATCCCGAGGCGGTGATCGCGGCCGAGGACGTGGACGTGGCCGTGGTCGTGGTCGCGGCAAGaacgaggagaaggagtGGCAGCCCGTCACCAAGCTCGGTCGATTGGTCAAGGCCGGCAAGATCAACAGCATGGAGGAGATCTACCTTCACTCTCTGCCCATCAAGGAGTACCAGATTGTCGACAACTTCCTgcccaagctcaaggatgaggtCATGAAG ATCAAGCCCGTCCAGAAGCAGACCCGTGCCGGTCAGCGAACCCGATTCAAGGCCATTGTCATCATTGGTGACTCCGAGGGCCACGTCGGTCTCGGTATCAAGACCTCCAAGGAGGTTGCTACCGCCATCCGTGCCGCTATCATCATTGCCAAGCTCAGCGTCATCCCCGTGCGACGAGGTTACTGGGGTACCAACCTTGGTCAGCCTCACTCCCTGCCCTGCAAGGAGTCTGGCAAGTGCGGTTCCGTCACCGTCCGT CTCATCCCCGCTCCCCGTGGTACTGGCCTCGTTGCCTCTCCCGCTGTTAAGCGATTCCTCCAGCTTGCCGGTGTCGAGGACGCCTACACCTCCTCCGCCGGTTCCACAAAGACCCTCGAGAACACCCTCAAGGCTACCTTTGTGGCCGTCTCCAACACTTACGGCTTCCTTACCCCCAACCTCTGGAAGGAgaccaagctcatcaagagtCCCCTGGACGAGTACGCCGACACACTGCGGGAGGGTAAGCGATACTAG
- a CDS encoding E1-E2 ATPase-domain-containing protein, giving the protein MAPAYIQVPNKDTNNVALSVPRSPGAGAHLATTTLRVDGMTCGACTSAVEAGFKGVDGVGNVSVSLVMERAVIMHNPQVISADEVKEIIEDRGFDAEVLSTDLPSPVARRFTHNEDDNDFITTTIAVEGMTCGACTSAVEGGFKDVPGVKSFSISLLSERAVIEHDPDLLTAEQIAEIIEDRGFDATVVDSGKVVADKSGKDAENAGNIAITTVAIEGMTCGACTSAVEGGFTGVEGVLKFNISLLAERAVITHDVTKLSPEQIAEIIDDRGFDAEVLSSQPTNDHQSGSSSTAQFKVYGVPDAAAAEALEAELTAMHGVDSVSVSLASSRLTVTHQPGVIGLRAIVEAVEARGYNAIVADTQDNNAQLESLAKTREINEWRTAFRTSLAFAIPVFILNMILPMCAPALDLGRLELIPGLYLGDIICLVLTIPVQFGIGKRFYVSAWKSIKHRSPTMDVLVILGTSCAFFFSILTMSVSLLLPPHTRPSTIFDTSTMLITFITLSRYLENSAKGQTSKALSRLMSLAPSMATIYVDPIAAEKAAEAWGKDPTTPKTPGVGGSAHEERFVPTELLQLGDVVILRPGDKVPADGVLVRGETFVDESMVTGEAMPVQKRAGDNVIGGSVNGDGRVDFRVTRAGRDTQLSQIVKLVQDAQTNRAPIQRLADTIAGYFIPAILILGLGTFLCWMVLSHVLTNPPKIFLQDSSGGKIMVCVKLCISVIVFACPCALGLATPTAVMVGTGVGAENGILIKGGAALERTTKVTQIVLDKTGTITYGKMSVVESVLESEWHDNEWRRRLWWAIVGLAEMGSEHPVGKAILAGARQELDIEADGVLEGSVGEFKVTVGKGINALVEPASAVDRNRYRALVGNVAYLQENGIVVPEDIIEASEQLDSSATKASNKGPATGTTHIFVAIDGKYSGHLSLADSIKEGAAAAISALHKLGVKTAIVTGDQRSTALSVAAAVGISPENVYAGMSPDQKQEIIKQIQEQGEVVAMVGDGINDSPALATADIGIAMASGTDVAMEAADIVLMRPTDLMVIPAALDLTRYIFRRIKLNLAWACMYNLIGLPIAMGFFLPIGFHMHPMMAGFAMACSSVSVVVSSLFLKFWKRPRWMDEAAAEQRGGLRWRSGRGIVGWVRETLGRRRAKKEEGYVPLENLETEALKYRKLPRLFKPVKAPKFEAIQQ; this is encoded by the exons ATGGCTCCCGCCTACATCCAAGTCCCTAACAAGGACACAAATAATGTCGCGCTCTCCGTTCCGAGGAGTCCCGGCGCCGGCGCCCATCTTGCTACAACGACACTTCGCGTGGACGGCATGAC ATGCGGCGCATGTACTTctgctgttgaagctggcTTCAAGGGCGTCGATGGTGTTGGAAACGTTTCAGTCAGTCTGGTTATGGAGCGCGCAGTCATCATGCACAACCCTCAAGTTATCTCCGCGGACGAAGTCAAAGAGATTATCGAAGACCGAGGCTTCGATGCCGAAGTCCTCTCGACCGACCTTCCTAGCCCTGTCGCCAGACGCTTCACACATAACGAAGACGACAATGACTTTATCACGACGACCATCGCCGTCGAGGGCATGACCTGTGGAGCTTGCACTTCTGCCGTTGAAGGTGGCTTTAAAGATGTTCCTGGTGTCAagagcttcagcatctcatTGCTCTCTGAGAGAGCTGTCATCGAACATGATCCCGACCTTCTCACTGCCGAACAAATCGCCGAAATCATCGAAGACCGTGGTTTTGATGCTACAGTTGTCGACTCGGGCAAAGTGGTGGCTGACAAATCTGGCAAGGATGCTGAAAACGCCGgcaacatcgccatcacGACAGTAGCGATTGAGGGCATGACATGCGGTGCTTGCACTTCAGCTGTCGAGGGTGGATTCACGGGTGTAGAAGGCGTCCTCAAATTCAATATCAGTCTTCTCGCGGAACGAGCCGTTATTACACATGATGTTACCAAACTCTCGCCTGAGCAAATAGCGGAAATAATCGACGACCGTGGCTTCGACGCGGAAGTTCTTTCATCACAACCAACCAATGATCATCAAAGCGGGTCATCGTCCACGGCACAGTTCAAAGTTTATGGTGTTCCCGATGCGGCTGCAGCAGAAGCTTTGGAGGCTGAGTTGACGGCCATGCACGGCGTCGATTCAGTTTCGGTGAGCCTTGCTTCATCGCGCCTCACCGTCACTCATCAACCTGGTGTTATTGGTCTTCGCGCCATCGTGGAAGCCGTCGAGGCTCGGGGATACAACGCCATTGTGGCCGACACTCAAGACAACAATGCACAGCTCGAGTCACTCGCAAAGACACGAGAGATCAATGAGTGGAGGACGGCTTTCCGGACCTCCTTGGCTTTTGCAATCCCGGTCTTCATTCTGAACATGATCTTGCCTATGTGCGCGCCAGCTCTCGATCTTGGCAGGTTGGAATTGATTCCCGGCCTCTATCTTGGAGATATTATCTGTTTAGTCCTTACGATACCAGTCCAGTTCGGCATTGGAAAGCGTTTTTATGTTTCAGCATGGAAGTCAATCAAGCACCGCTCACCAACAATGGATGTTCTTGTCATTCTCGGAACGTCTTgtgccttcttcttcagcatttTGACAATGTCCGTTTCTCTACTTTTGCCTCCTCACACCAGGCCAAGCACCATTTTTGACACCAGCACTATGCTCATCACATTCATCACATTGAGTCGTTACCTTGAGAACAGCGCGAAGGGTCAGACATCCAAGGCTCTTTCTCGGCTCATGTCTTTGGCACCCTCTATGGCTACAATCTACGTAGACCCCATTGCTGCTGAGAAAGCTGCTGAGGCTTGGGGTAAGGACCCAACTACTCCCAAGACGCCAGGAGTTGGCGGTTCAGCTCATGAGGAGCGATTTGTTCCTACtgagcttctccagcttgGTGATGTCGTTATTCTGCGACCTGGTGATAAGGTGCCTGCCGATGGTGTCCTCGTACGGGGAGAGACCTTCGTAGATGAGAGCATGGTGACAGGTGAAGCGATGCCTGTTCAGAAGCGAGCTGGCGATAACGTCATTGGCGGATCCGTCAATGGTGATGGTCGTGTTGACTTCCGAGTCACTCGTGCCGGTCGTGACACTCAACTCAGCCAAATCGTCAAGCTGGTTCAAGATGCACAGACCAATCGAGCACCTATCCAGCGACTCGCTGATACTATTGCAGGCTATTTTATTCCTGCTATCCTCATTCTTGGCTTGGGCACGTTCCTTTGCTGGATGGTTCTCAGCCATGTGCTTACGAACCCACCTAAAATCTTTTTGCAGGACTCCAGCGGTGGTAAGATCATGGTCTGCGTCAAGCTCTGCATTTCTGTCATCGTTTTCGCATGCCCTTGTGCCCTTGGTCTAGCTACACCTACTGCCGTCATGGTTGGTACTGGCGTTGGTGCTGAGAACGGCATTCTGATCAAAGGTGGTGCTGCTCTCGAGAGAACTACCAAGGTTACACAGATTGTCCTCGATAAGACTGGTACCATCACCTATGGCAAGATGAGCGTTGTCGAGTCTGTCCTCGAGTCTGAGTGGCATGATAATGAGTGGCGACGTCGACTTTGGTGGGCTATTGTTGGTCTTGCTGAGATGGGCAGTGAACATCCCGTTGGTAAGGCCATCCTCGCAGGAGCTCGACAAGAGCTTGATATTGAGGCCGATGGTGTTCTTGAAGGAAGTGTCGGCGAGTTCAAGGTCACTGTTGGCAAGGGTATTAACGCTCTAGTCGAACCTGCATCAGCTGTTGACCGTAACCGCTATCGGGCGCTGGTCGGTAACGTTGCCTACCTGCAGGAAAACGGCATTGTGGTTCCCGAGGATATCATCGAGGCATCAGAACAACTCGACTCCAGCGCAACCAAGGCTTCTAACAAGGGACCTGCCACTGGTACCACCCACATTTTTGTGGCTATCGATGGCAAATACAGCGGCCACCTCTCTTTGGCTGACTCTATCAAGGAGGGTGCAGCTGCTGCCATCTCGGCCCTGCACAAGTTGGGTGTGAAGACAGCCATTGTTACTGGTGACCAGCGATCTACCGCCCTCAGTGTTGCTGCGGCTGTAGGCATCTCTCCCGAGAATGTCTATGCCGGAATGAGCCCCGACCAGAAGCAAGAGATTATCAAGCAaattcaagaacaaggcgaGGTCGTTGCCATGGTTGGCGACGGCATCAACGATTCACCTGCACTTGCAACTGCTGATATCGGTATCGCCATGGCCAGCGGCACAGACGTTGCCATGGAAGCCGCCGATATTGTTCTCATGCGCCCAACTGATCTGATGGTTATTCCTGCGGCGCTGGACCTCACTCGCTACATTTTCCGTCGCATCAAGCTGAACCTTGCCTGGGCGTGCATGTACAATCTTATCGGTCTGCCAATTGCCATGGGCTTCTTCCTGCCCATAGGTTTCCACATGCACCCCATGATGGCTGGTTTCGCCATGGCGTGCAGTAGTGTCAGTGTCGTCGTCAGCAGTCTTTTCCTCAAGTTCTGGAAGCGTCCCcgatggatggatgaggCTGCCGCTGAGCAGCGTGGTGGCCTTCGCTGGAGGAGTGGAAGAGGTATTGTAGGCTGGGTGCGAGAGACGCTGGGTAGGAGAAGAGCTAAGAAAGAGGAGGGTTATGTGCCTTTGGAAAATCTTGAGACGGAAGC CCTGAAATACAG GAAGCTGCCAAGGCTATTCAAACCTGTTAAGGCGCCTAAGTTTGAGGCGATACAACAATGA
- a CDS encoding putative anaphase promoting complex subunit Apc11, protein MKVTIKKWNTVATWRWDIPEDDVCGICQVHFDGTCPTCKYPGDDCSLLSGKCGHNFHMHCILEWIKQDSSRGQCPMCRQRFEWNEQLKEPVTQAE, encoded by the exons ATGAAGGTCACCATCAAGAAGTGGAATACGGTCGCTACTTGGCGCTGGGATATACCTGAAGACGATGTTTGTGGTATCTGTCAGGTCCACTTTGACGGGACGTGTCCGACATGTAAATACCCAGGCGACGATTGCAGCCTGT TATCGGGGAAGTGCGGTCATAACTTTCACATG CACTGCATATTGGAATGGATCAAGCAAGATTCATCAAGAGGGCAATGCCCCATGTGTCGTCAAC GCTTTGAGTGGAATGAACAACTGAAAGAACCAGTCACGCAGGCCGAGTAA
- a CDS encoding RGS domain-containing protein: protein MAEHEPVTTMASPSPQPDMTRNRLPTLFEVLSRRTLPPVDLFSFYIYMRDQQRSVDYLDFWLDVAQHMSLCRHYVRELRRSVLIGTPEAQSKRSSAILENIGDLEPRTAGPSMYATEKEKNQDAQMSAFLREDQSHDSPQSASAPVRPSPQFSNSHEVTTESNSPAHTVARQDIRASAEKILYTFLLPGAEREITLPGSITAEVTTAIEEYGRDDPEVFDVAKDYVFQAMERDAFPGFLRMKALGNLIPPTLIMRLILGLIAMFAALWAAFVLIFLDYSRATRCWLILPFTVGVYFLASYQYSLDPIMALVGYSEYTPFNFSRIREPYVRKLIAKRAIMVLAVTVLIDAALCVLFILVPGKRL from the exons ATGGCCGAACACGAACCTGTTACCACGATGGCATCGCCGTCGCCTCAGCCCGACATGACGAGAAATCGACTGCCTACGCTCTTTGAGGTCTTGAGTCGTCGCACTCTCCCTCCCGTTGACCTTTTCTCGTTCTATATCTACATGCGCGATCAACAACGCTCAGTGGATTATCTCGACTTCTG GCTCGATGTTGCTCAGCACATGTCGCTCTGCCGACATTATGTTCGCGAACTTCGACGATCCGTCCTTATTGGTACTCCCGAAGCTCAATCAAAACGATCTTCAGCCATCCTCGAGAATATTGGCGACTTGGAACCTAGAACGGCAGGTCCGTCCATGTATGCgactgagaaggagaagaaccAAGATGCGCAAATGTCTGCATTCCTTAGAGAGGACCAAAGTCACGACTCACCTCAGAGTGCCTCTGCGCCTGTTAGACCCAGTCCTCAGTTCAGCAACTCTCACGAAGTCACAACCGAATCCAACTCGCCCGCTCATACCGTTGCGCGACAGGATATCCGAGCCTCAGCTGAGAAAATCCTCTACACTTTCCTTCTTCCTGGAGCTGAGCGAGAAATCACCCTCCCAGGTTCTATCACCGCAGAAGTTACTACTGCAATTGAGGAGTACGGCCGTGACGATCCCGAGGTATTCGATGTTGCCAAGGACTATGTCTTCCAGGCTATGGAGCGAGATGCTTTCCCAGGCTTCCTTCGAATGAAGGCTCTTGGCAACCTTATCCCACCTACTCTCATCATGCGACTTATCCTTGGTCTTATTGCCATGTTTGCCGCCCTTTGGGCTGCGTTCGTTCTCATTTTCCTTGACTACTCTCGTGCAACTAGATGCTGG CTCATCCTTCCATTCACCGTCGGTGTTTATTTCCTTGCGTCTTACCAATACTCTCTGGACCCTATCATGGCCCTGGTTGGTTACAGCGAGTACACCCCCTTCAACTTCTCTCGCATTCGTGAACCCTACGTTCGCAAGCTCATCGCCAAGCGTGCTATCATGGTCCTCGCAGTGACTGTTCTCATCGATGCTGCACTCTGTgttctcttcatccttgTTCCAGGAAAGCGTCTCTAA
- a CDS encoding ubiquitin-conjugating enzyme/RWD-like protein: MEYNMEDSQNSAPGSVQAAKLNSGHKGPDSQSTTKRLQTELMQLMTSPAPGVSAFPGADGNLLSWTATIEGPDDTPYAGLTFKLSFAFPSNYPYAAPTVLFKTPIYHPNVDFSGRICLDILKDKWTAAYNIQTVLLSLQSLLGEPNNASPLNGEAAELWDKDTEEFKKKVLARHRDVEDE, encoded by the exons ATGGAATACAACATGGAGGATAGCCAAAACTCAGCTCCCGGCAGTGTCCAGGCCGCCAAGCTTAACTCTGGTCACAAGGGCCCTGACTCTCAGAGCACAACCAAGAG ACTGCAGACCGAGTTGATGCAACTCATGACGTCGCCCGCTCCCGGCGTCTCTGCCTTCCCCGGTGCGGATGGAAACCTCCTCTCTTGGACTGCCACCATTGAGGGCCCCGACGATACTCCCTACGCTGGCTTGaccttcaagctcagcttTGCATTCCCCTCAAACTACCCCTACGCCGCTCCTACGGTGCTCTTCAAGACACCCATCTATCATCCTAATGTCGACTTCTCCGGCCGCATTTGCTTGGACATTCTCAAGGACAAGTGGACCGCTGCTTACAACATTCAAACTGTTCTGCTGAGCCTTCAAAGCTTGCTTGGCGAGCCCAACAA TGCTTCACCCCTCAACGGTGAGGCTGCCGAGCTGTGGGACAAGGACACtgaggagttcaagaagaaggtccTGGCACGCCACAGGGATGTTGAGGACGAGTAA
- a CDS encoding triose-phosphate transporter family-domain-containing protein, with translation MSSRPNNEEPVPLLSAEERERDIKGELDIESDAGRAEPPKNNNLEHEYSIPSTVKFAWLGTYFFFSLLLTLYNKLVLGMFHFPWLLTFLHASFASVGTYVMMQMGYFKLSRLGRRENLALVAFSALFTANIAVSNLSLAMVSVPFYQTMRMLCPIFTILIYRTYYGRTYSTMTYLSLLPLIIGAAMTTLGEMSFTDAGFLLTILGVVLAALKTVVTNRFMTGSLALPPIEFLLRMSPLAALQALACATATGEVSGFHKLITSGDVSLPPAFASLFGNGFLALLLNISSFNTNKLAGALTMTVCGNLKQCLTVALGIFLFDVTIDLLNGAGMAVTMLGAAIYSKAELDNKNRKSQQAAAAAYKPVEQQSR, from the exons ATGTCTTCCCGTCCCAATAACGAGGAGCCTgttcctctcctctccgcCGAGGAGAGAGAGCGTGATATCAAGGGCGAGCTCGATATCGAGAGCGACGCTGGCCGAGCCGAGCCTCCCAAGAACAATAACCTTGAGCACGAGTACTCTATCCCCAGTACCGTCAAGTTCGCATGGCTCGGAACctactttttcttctctctgcTCCTCACTCTTTACAACAAGCTTGTTCTGGGAATG TTCCACTTCCCGTGGCTCTTGACTTTCCTCCACGCCTCGTTCGCCAGTGTCGGCACCTATGTCATGATGCAAATGGGTTACTTTAAACTTTCACGATTGGGGCGTCGCGAGAACCTCGCCCTCGTTGCTTTCAGTGCTCTCTTCACTGCCAACATCGCCGTTTCCAACTTGTCTCTTGCTATGGTCTCCGTTCCCTTCTACCAGACCATGCGCATGCTCTGCCCGATCTTCACCATCCTTATCTACCGCACTTACTACGGCCGAACCTACAGCACCATGACATACCTTTCTCTCCTGCCTCTTATCATCGGTGCTGCCATGACCACCCTGGGTGAGATGAGCTTCACCGATGCCGGTTTCCTTCTCACCATTCTTGGTGTCGTGCTCGCCGCTCTCAAG ACTGTCGTCACCAACCGATTCATGACTGGCTCTCTCGCTCTCCCCCCGATCGAGTTCCTCCTCCGCATGTCTCCTCTTGCTGCTCTTCAGGCTCTGGCTTGCGCTACTGCTACCGGTGAAGTCAGCGGCTTCCACAAGCTTATCACCTCTGGAGAcgtttctcttcctcccGCTTTCGCCTCGCTCTTCGGAAACGGTTTCCTCGCCCTTCTGCTCAACATCTCGTCTTTTAACACCAACAAGCTTGCTGGTGCTCTGACTATGACCGTCTGTGGTAACCTCAAGCAGTGCTTGACTGTTGCTCTCggcatcttcctcttcgacGTGACCATCGACCTGCTTAACGGTGCTGGTATGGCCGTCACGATGCTTGGTGCTGCCATCTACAGCAAGGCCGAACTCGACAACAAGAACCGCAAGAGCCAACAggctgctgccgccgcctACAAGCCCGTCGAGCAGCAGTCCCGGTAA
- a CDS encoding kinase-like domain-containing protein, with protein MSQLDPLPTDLPFRIVSKTVGRGAYASIKKAIPLDAPTPVFAVKLIHKGYAVKHGRISTKQLAMEVSLHSHIGQHPNIIEWFASGEDDIWRWIAMEYAEGGDLFDKIEADVGVREDIAQVYFVQLISGVSFMHSKGVAHRDLKPENILLSQDGSLKLADFGMATMFEYKGQRKLSSTLCGSPPYIAPEILACGRADKKLPNAAKYSPDLVDVWSCGVILFVLLVGNTPWDEPSQGSWEFQEYVRTSGRSTDALWGRVPAEALSLLRGMMSIDSSKRFNFTQVRQHPWYTRHNALLNSDGRVTDPINLATQMLENLRVDFNHHPTSQPSSSDNMDIDTGLNVGKFSSTQPETPIADKDWDWERPPLRSMASPASSLPHTHDASRAMLDTLADEPSMSQFSQTPGPSMTLTQQARRFRDICPPESLTRFFSAVPPAHIIQMINDALHHLNVPTTHISPNPHGNPVAKIKVKALDGRQQSLHGEIQVDRQPLPDGTEVLDIRFVKVKGDPLEWRRFFKKVVVLCKDGVYVPES; from the exons ATG TCACAATTAGACCCTCTACCAACGGATCTTCCCTTCCGAATCGTCTCCAAGACCGTGGGTCGAGGAGCATATGCCTC CATCAAGAAAGCAATCCCCCTCGACGCCCCAACACCAGTATTTGCTGTAAAGCTCATTCACAAAGGCTATGCCGTTAAACATGGTCGCATATCTACTAAGCAGTTGGCCATGGAGGTCTCACTGCATTCACACATCGGCCAGCATCCCAACATTATCGAGTGGTTCGCTTCAGGAGAAGATGACATTTGGCGATGGATTGCCATGGAGTACGCGGAAGGTGGAGATTTGTTCGACAAGATTGAAGCCGATGTCGGTGTTCGTGAGGACATTGCTCAAGTCTACTTTGTTCAACTCATCAGCGGCGTGAGTTTCATGCACTCCAAGGGCGTGGCACATCGTGAcctcaagcctgagaacatTCTACTCTCCCAAGATGGATCTTTAAAACTTGCAGATTTTGGTATGGCCACAATGTTTGAGTACAAGGGTCAGCGAAAGTTGAGCTCAACACTATGTGGCAGTCCACCTTATATCGCCCCTGAAATCCTTGCTTGTGGGCGTGCAGACAAGAAGTTACCGAACGCTGCCAAGTACTCACCAGATCTGGTCGATGTTTGGTCTTGCGGTGTTATTCTCTtcgttcttcttgttggcaaCACACCATGGGATGAGCCGTCACAAGGCAGCTGGGAGTTCCAGGAATACGTACGAACATCTGGTCGCAGCACTGATGCTCTATGGGGGAGGGTCCCAGCAGAAGCACTCTCTCTACTACGAGGGATGATGAGCATTGATTCCTCGAAACGCTTCAACTTTACTCAAGTGCGCCAGCATCCTTGGTACACAAGACACAATGCCCTCCTCAACTCGGATGGCCGAGTCACAGACCCCATTAACTTGGCGACACAGATGCTGGAGAATCTCCGCGTCGACTTCAACCACCATCCTACATCCCAACCTTCTTCGAGCGACAATATGGACATAGATACTGGTCTCAATGTTGGAAAATTCTCCTCTACTCAACCAGAGACACCAATCGCTGATAAGGACTGGGATTGGGAGCGTCCTCCACTTCGCTCTATGGCCTCGCCAGCCTCATCACTCCCACATACTCACGATGCGAGCCGAGCGATGCTCGATACACTTGCTGACGAGCCATCTATGTCTCAATTCTCTCAGACTCCTGGCCCTTCTATGACTCTTACTCAACAAGCTCGTCGATTCCGCGACATTTGTCCCCCAGAGTCACTTActcgcttcttctcggctGTGCCTCCGGCCCACATCATTCAGATGATTAACGATGCTCTCCACCATCTGAACGTCCCCACGACGCATATTTCGCCTAATCCACATGGCAACCCTGTCGCTAAGATAAAGGTCAAAGCACTCGACGGTCGTCAACAAAGTTTGCATGGCGAGATTCAAGTGGACCGTCAGCCTCTGCCGGATGGCACCGAGGTCCTCGACATTCGCTtcgtcaaggtcaagggtgATCCTCTTGAATGGCGACGGTTCTTCAAGAAGGTGGTTGTTTTGTGTAAGGATGGTGTATACGTCCCCGAGTCTTAG
- a CDS encoding ribosomal protein L31e-domain-containing protein: MSSKKPSGKTQRSAIADVVAREYTIHMHKRLHGVTFKKRAPRAIKEIKAFATKSMGTSDVRIDPQLNKKVWEQGIKGVDYRLRVRISRRRNDEEGAKEKLYSYVQAVNVKNPKGLATVVVEE, encoded by the exons ATGTCGTCCAAGAAGCCCTCCGGCAAGACTCAGCGCTCCGCCATCGCGGATGTCGTCGCCCGCGAGTACACCATCCACATGCACAAGCGA CTCCATGGTGTCACCTTCAAGAAGAGGGCTCCCCGTGCtatcaaggagatcaaggcctttgccaccaagtccatG GGTACCTCTGATGTCCGCATCGACCCCcagctcaacaagaaggtCTGGGAGCAGGGTATCAAGGGTGTTGACTACCGACTCCGAGTGCGAATTTCCCGACGACGAAACGACGAGGAGGgtgccaaggagaagctgtACAGCTACGTCCAGGCTGTGAACGTCAAGAACCCCAAGGGTCTTGCCACAGTCGTTGTTGAggaataa
- a CDS encoding thiosulfate sulfurtransferase, which produces MASIAFCRSARAGIPQWGSKVFRPSLLTRRNFSSYLVTPKELHEALKKNPPSPISTDPRVIPLCASWFLPNDDRSGIQTFREQRIPKARFFDLDKVIDKRSPYPHMLPNPKGFAAAMSELGIRKEDIVVVYDSKELGIFSAPRVGWTMKVFGHDKVHVLNNFKLWVDQGLPTESGELYSIECYPYQIPEMEENRVASFQQVKEIAQDHNKEGAEGVQILDARPYGRFTGEAPEPREGLSSGHIPGSINIPFSSVLDPETKAFLPKDQLKKLFAEKGVDPQKPIISSCGTGVTACVIDTALEEAGVGSPDSRRVYDGSWTEWAQRVQPSENLIVKTTKE; this is translated from the exons ATGGCGTCTATCGCATTCTGCCGCTCAGCAAGAGCTGGCATTCCTCAATGGGGCTCCAAGGTTTTCCGACCTTCCCTGCTCACCCGCCGAAACTTCTCATCCTATCTCGTTACCCCGAAAGAGCTTCACGAAGCCCTCAAGAAGAACCCTCCGTCACCGATCAGCACCGATCCTAGAGTCATTCCTCTCTGCGCATCATGGTTTCTCCCCAACGATGACCGATCCGGTATCCAAACGTTTCGCGAACAGAGAATTCCCAAGGCCCGGTTCTTTGACCTAGATAAGGTCATTGACAAGCGCAGTCCCTATCCTCACATGCTTCCTAACCCCAAAGGCTTCGCTGCTGCCATGAGCGAGTTGGGTATCCGAAAAGAGGACATTGTAGTGGTGTACGACAGCAAGGAGCTTGGTATTTTCAGCGCACCGCGTGTGGGCTGGACCATGAAGGTTTTCGGCCATGACAAGGTTCACGTACTAAATAACTTCAAGCTGTGGGTGGATCAGGGTCTGCCTACCGAGTCGGGGGAACTCTACAGTATCGAGTGTTATCCTTACCAGATTCccgagatggaagagaacCGAGTTGCAAGCTTCCAGCAGGTCAAGGAAATCGCACAGGACCACAACAAGGAGGGCGCTGAGGGCGTTCAAATTCTTGATGCCCGACCCTATGGACGTTTCACTGGTGAAGCCCCTGAGCCCCGCGAGGGTCTTTCCTCTGGTCACATTCCTGGATCTATCAACATCCCCTTCAGCTCTGTTCTGGACCCTGAAACCAAGGCTTTCCTCCCTAAGGATCAACTGAAGAAGCTGTTTGCGGAGAAGGGTGTTGACCCTCAAAAACCTATCATTTCAAGTTGTGGTACTGGTGTGACTGCCTGTGTTATTGATACTGCACTTGAAGAGGCTGGCGTTGGTTCCCCTGACTCCAGGAGGGTCTACGATGGCAGTTGGAC TGAGTGGGCTCAACGGGTGCAACCTTCAGAAAACTTGATTGTCAAGACAACGAAGGAGTAA